The genomic stretch TCAACATACACAGAAACGCACGGCCGGGCCCCACCGGGGTCCAAAGGCAAACAGGGACAAGACCGGCCGTGGCACACAGGCGCGCGCGGGGGGGCGCTCAGGCTTCTTCGATCGCGGCCTCTTGGCGCAGGCCGTCGAGGTAGGTCTCGATCGCCTCATCGCGCATCCGGGCGGCGAGGTGCCGGCGGATGGGATCGGCAACCTCCTGGAGGGCGTAGGGCGCAGCGGGTTTGCGTTCGATGAGGCGGACGATGTGAAAGCCGAACCGCGTGGCGAAGATGTCGCTCACGCCGCCCGGCTTCATTTTCCAGACGGTATGCTCGAACTCCTCGACCATCTGTCCGCGAGGGAACCACCCCAGGTCGCCGCCGTTCTCGGGACAGCCGGAGTACTTGACGGCCGTCTCGGCGAAGTCGGCGCCCGCGTCGAGTTCCTGCCGGGCCTTCCGCAGTTCGGCCTCGGCCACCTCGGGGGGCACGGACGCGCTCACGTGTTTGACGATGTGAGCGGCGTGAATCCGCTCGGGGGCCATGAACTCCTTCTGGTGCTCCTCATAGTACCGGCGTACGGCCTGGTCGGAGGGCTCCGGGAGGTCCTTGACGACGTTCTCCAAGAGTCGGCTGACGCGCAGATGGCGTTCGACGTCCGCGCGAAGTTTCTCCTCGGTTTTTGACCCATCGGCGCCCTGCATTACGGCTTCGATCGCCTTTTCGACGTCCTCGGGGGGCAGCGGTTCGGAGTCGGTCCTGGCGGCCTGTTCCAGGAGGACCCGCTCGATGGCGTTGTCGCGAGCCCACTCGCGGAGGCGGGCTTCTCGGGTGGCGTGGTCCTCGTCGGCGAACGCCTTCTCGTAGGCCGGCCGCATGCGCTCGCTCTCTTCGCGGATCGCCTCGTCTTCGATACGCACGCCGTTGACGATGATGGCCATGGGCCGCTCCCCGTGGTTCCACTGGTTCGCGTCAAAGGGGGACATTGTAGCGGGGTGCGGCCCGTTGTGCAACGTCTTGCGGCGAAGCGTGGCGGCGGGCTCGAAAGGCGCGCGCGCCGTTGGCTCGCGGCTAAACCCCGAGGGATCGGGGCAGGCGGTGAACGGCACAAAACGCGCCCAGAAAACTGGGCGGCTAAATGTGAA from Planctomycetota bacterium encodes the following:
- a CDS encoding peptidylprolyl isomerase; its protein translation is MAIIVNGVRIEDEAIREESERMRPAYEKAFADEDHATREARLREWARDNAIERVLLEQAARTDSEPLPPEDVEKAIEAVMQGADGSKTEEKLRADVERHLRVSRLLENVVKDLPEPSDQAVRRYYEEHQKEFMAPERIHAAHIVKHVSASVPPEVAEAELRKARQELDAGADFAETAVKYSGCPENGGDLGWFPRGQMVEEFEHTVWKMKPGGVSDIFATRFGFHIVRLIERKPAAPYALQEVADPIRRHLAARMRDEAIETYLDGLRQEAAIEEA